A section of the Sander vitreus isolate 19-12246 chromosome 19, sanVit1, whole genome shotgun sequence genome encodes:
- the LOC144534215 gene encoding uncharacterized protein LOC144534215 gives MAEQEEQQQITALDTPVPDPSQTERAVALARLLHYECTRLLQLYKEKETFLADHTPDGGRIVSLSPDSEEPSTERQVQLLHSALRQCLGLIHCVILKEEEEWGELEGDYETMRKNVRLRLEHLLHSTKGLVETENTTLEVTPDHQCNEETDGTGGVFGLKMWTYRVLLELVHWADHAAQTLHVLHTEREETEEI, from the exons ATGGCAgagcaggaggagcagcagcagataaCCGCTCTGGACACGCCGGTGCCTGACCCGTCGCAGACGGAGAGAGCGGTGGCTCTTGCCCGGCTACTGCATTACGAATGTACTCGTCTGCTCCAGCTATAC aaagagaaggagacatTCTTGGCGGACCACACCCCTGATGGAGGACGTATCGTGTCCCTGTCCCCAGACTCGGAGGAGCCTAGCACGGAGCGGCAGGTGCAGTTGCTGCATTCAGCTCTGCGGCAGTGCCTGGGGCTGATCCACTGTGTCATcctgaaggaagaggaggaatgggGTGAGCTGGAGGGCGACTATGAGACCATGAGGAAGAACGTCCGACTCCGGCTGGAGCACTTGCTCCATAGCACCAAAGGTCTGGTGGAGACTGAGAACACGACTCTAGAAGTTACCCCAGACCACCAGTGTAATGAG GAAACCGATGGCACTGGGGGAGTTTTCGGGCTCAAGATGTGGACCTATCGAGTGCTGTTGGAGCTAGTCCATTGGGCTGACCATGCTGCGCAGACCCTCCATGTCTTACACACAGAGAGGGAAGAAACAGAAgagatctga